A single genomic interval of Armatimonadota bacterium harbors:
- a CDS encoding prepilin-type N-terminal cleavage/methylation domain-containing protein, which translates to MLSPKIHLPVRRGFTLIELLVVIAIIAILAAILFPVFAKARDRANATRCLNNLNQMGKGMAMYADDNDSRMPPTYSGDPPVGSPLGWETAVNNYIHSRDLFICPTTKIMHSYIRNEWAGEAQVSARNDPTRVIHISEEPLFPKTGRFTDNGRFWRDLLINWDDRDRSNDGQYVYRAGVDQMTDEQTQEIGNTSFNVQGLPYWSRFPGPHSNRTTILFLDGHIGSFDHWDEIKMTFWFGGRTYVKRVQI; encoded by the coding sequence ATGCTGTCACCGAAAATCCACTTACCAGTCAGACGTGGGTTCACCCTCATTGAGTTGCTGGTTGTGATCGCGATTATCGCGATTCTTGCTGCGATCTTATTCCCTGTTTTCGCCAAAGCACGGGATCGGGCGAATGCTACACGCTGCCTGAACAACCTCAACCAGATGGGCAAAGGCATGGCGATGTACGCCGACGACAACGACAGCCGGATGCCGCCAACCTATTCGGGAGACCCGCCGGTTGGCAGCCCGCTCGGATGGGAAACCGCGGTGAACAACTACATCCACTCCAGAGACCTGTTCATTTGCCCCACGACCAAGATCATGCACTCCTACATTCGCAACGAATGGGCAGGCGAGGCGCAGGTATCGGCGCGAAACGATCCAACGAGGGTCATCCACATCTCAGAGGAACCGCTCTTCCCGAAGACCGGAAGGTTTACGGATAACGGTCGGTTCTGGCGGGATCTACTGATCAACTGGGACGATCGCGACCGGAGCAACGACGGCCAATACGTCTACAGGGCCGGCGTCGATCAGATGACGGATGAGCAGACCCAGGAGATCGGGAATACGTCCTTCAACGTACAGGGCCTCCCTTACTGGTCCCGGTTCCCCGGTCCGCATAGCAACAGAACGACGATCCTCTTTCTGGATGGCCACATCGGCTCGTTCGATCACTGGGACGAAATCAAGATGACGTTCTGGTTCGGCGGCCGCACATACGTCAAGAGAGTGCAGATTTAG
- a CDS encoding extracellular solute-binding protein, with translation MSTLRSYAWLVGLIILVGLWVFLERPPEQKAGTTVLRLVVFSGERDQVFWRLIRNGDPKLGIKGFESEHPEIRLEFIKAGEGDKVGTMIAGGDAPDVVNIGAGENFYHYKAANVMRDLTPLMSPQDLADIERDFYPVARNAMMEGGKYYALPWNLIPFITFYNKRVFDRFGVPYPSDKWTWADYEAAAKKMTVDENGDGYPDVFGTNFAQWQDGYYTWIYQNGGRVVSKDGKRITFDDPKVVETIAFLHRMSRIENLIPNDKNRPKAVGGQGLFSMDKQGMLGPTGSFYIPQFRGEDFKNVEWDIAPTPMGPTGKRASVVATSGFGVTTQSRHPKEAYELVKYLSSHEGQAALAISALFVPARKSVATDMKLMNPTGVPQHMEAVLDAVEKGYAFVPPWTGRRWGDFQDYLNTEIGDYLFSNANPGDTPAKVAKRIADKGNVILAEEAAERAGTPLPTGPIAKVAMAIGALIIIAWGFKVVSEARKSRIQGAEQVYGYLSIAPWLIGFIVFAAGPILFSMLLSLCRWSNLSPPSQARFIGLDNFAYLLSGKDDAFLTSLTVTAKYTIWAVPLGLTAGLILALFMNSSIRGINWYRTIFYLPAILPGIATTMLWKMMFVQNGLLNWALSPVWPWLPLVLRLVGLAVLVGAALLVWSAISAARDDPGYGRRHWRSFTNLATAGVVAVAGWFLFQAGSLQVAGSRVTDFHKMPDWLGDPRFTIPAILIMGLWGAGGGMMIYLAGLQNVPTELYNAAEVDGAGGWHKFRHVTLPMLSPVLFFNLVMGIIGTFQVFGSAFVLFGSEGGPKHSALFYGLYLYRKAFEQFDIGLGAALAWILFVIILAFTLIIFKSSPMWVYYEGSREGRG, from the coding sequence TTGAGCACTCTGCGGTCCTACGCGTGGCTGGTGGGGCTCATTATTCTCGTCGGATTATGGGTATTCCTGGAACGCCCGCCCGAGCAGAAGGCCGGTACCACTGTGCTTCGGCTGGTGGTGTTCTCGGGTGAACGCGATCAGGTTTTCTGGCGCCTTATCAGGAACGGAGACCCCAAACTCGGCATAAAGGGTTTCGAGAGCGAGCATCCCGAGATCCGGCTGGAGTTTATCAAGGCGGGTGAGGGGGATAAGGTGGGAACCATGATCGCGGGCGGTGACGCTCCGGACGTGGTGAACATCGGCGCAGGCGAGAACTTCTACCACTACAAAGCCGCGAACGTCATGCGCGACCTCACGCCGCTCATGTCGCCCCAGGACCTCGCCGACATCGAGCGCGATTTCTATCCCGTTGCCCGAAACGCGATGATGGAGGGCGGCAAATACTACGCGCTTCCGTGGAATCTCATCCCGTTCATCACGTTCTACAACAAACGCGTCTTCGACAGGTTTGGCGTCCCGTATCCGAGCGACAAGTGGACCTGGGCAGATTACGAAGCCGCCGCGAAGAAGATGACCGTCGATGAGAATGGTGATGGTTACCCGGACGTTTTTGGCACCAATTTCGCCCAGTGGCAGGACGGGTACTACACCTGGATCTACCAGAACGGTGGGCGGGTCGTCAGCAAGGACGGCAAGCGCATCACGTTTGACGACCCCAAGGTCGTTGAGACGATCGCGTTTCTGCACCGGATGAGCCGCATCGAGAACCTGATTCCCAACGACAAGAACCGGCCGAAAGCGGTGGGCGGTCAGGGCCTGTTCTCGATGGACAAACAGGGCATGCTCGGTCCTACAGGTTCCTTCTATATACCGCAGTTTCGTGGCGAAGATTTCAAGAACGTGGAGTGGGACATCGCGCCCACGCCAATGGGGCCGACCGGCAAAAGGGCCAGCGTCGTGGCAACCAGCGGGTTCGGCGTTACCACGCAGAGCCGGCATCCCAAAGAGGCGTATGAACTGGTGAAGTACCTGTCCTCCCACGAGGGGCAGGCGGCGCTCGCAATATCGGCCCTGTTCGTGCCGGCCCGCAAGAGCGTGGCGACGGACATGAAGCTGATGAACCCCACCGGCGTTCCGCAGCACATGGAAGCCGTGCTCGACGCCGTGGAAAAGGGCTATGCGTTCGTCCCGCCGTGGACCGGACGCCGCTGGGGTGATTTCCAGGACTACCTTAACACCGAGATAGGCGACTACCTGTTCTCAAACGCGAATCCGGGAGATACGCCGGCCAAAGTGGCGAAGCGCATCGCGGACAAGGGCAACGTTATTCTGGCGGAGGAAGCGGCCGAACGAGCGGGCACGCCGCTGCCGACCGGCCCCATCGCGAAGGTGGCGATGGCCATCGGAGCGCTCATCATCATCGCCTGGGGTTTCAAGGTGGTATCCGAGGCTCGCAAGTCGAGGATCCAGGGGGCGGAGCAGGTCTATGGCTACCTGTCGATCGCGCCGTGGCTGATCGGGTTCATCGTATTCGCGGCTGGGCCGATCCTGTTCAGCATGCTGTTGAGCCTGTGCCGGTGGAGCAACCTGTCGCCGCCGAGCCAGGCGCGATTTATCGGGCTGGACAACTTCGCCTATCTGCTGAGCGGAAAGGATGACGCGTTCCTCACCTCGCTCACGGTCACCGCCAAGTACACGATATGGGCGGTGCCGTTGGGTCTCACCGCGGGGTTGATTCTGGCCCTGTTCATGAACTCCAGCATCCGGGGCATCAACTGGTACCGCACCATCTTCTACCTGCCCGCGATCCTGCCCGGCATCGCGACCACGATGCTCTGGAAGATGATGTTCGTTCAAAATGGCCTGCTCAACTGGGCGCTCTCGCCGGTGTGGCCGTGGCTCCCGCTGGTGCTGAGGCTCGTCGGCCTGGCGGTTCTTGTGGGGGCGGCCCTGCTCGTATGGTCGGCGATTTCCGCCGCGCGGGATGATCCCGGCTATGGACGTCGCCATTGGCGGTCATTTACGAATCTGGCCACCGCCGGAGTTGTCGCCGTGGCGGGCTGGTTCCTTTTCCAGGCCGGTTCGTTGCAGGTTGCCGGAAGCCGGGTGACGGACTTCCACAAGATGCCCGATTGGCTGGGCGACCCCCGCTTCACCATCCCGGCAATCCTGATCATGGGCCTTTGGGGCGCGGGCGGCGGCATGATGATCTACCTGGCCGGCCTGCAGAACGTACCGACTGAACTGTATAACGCCGCCGAGGTAGATGGAGCCGGCGGGTGGCACAAATTCCGCCATGTGACTCTCCCGATGCTGAGCCCTGTCCTGTTCTTCAACCTCGTGATGGGTATCATAGGCACGTTCCAGGTGTTTGGAAGCGCGTTCGTCCTGTTCGGAAGTGAAGGCGGTCCCAAGCACAGCGCCCTCTTCTACGGGCTTTATCTCTACCGCAAGGCCTTTGAGCAATTCGATATCGGCCTCGGCGCGGCGCTAGCGTGGATACTCTTTGTCATTATCCTGGCTTTCACGCTTATCATCTTCAAATCGTCCCCGATGTGGGTGTACTACGAAGGCAGCAGGGAGGGACGGGGATGA
- a CDS encoding carboxypeptidase regulatory-like domain-containing protein: protein MKTVERPIGRFTTFLLALAGFSAASPIRAQGWADSNYRYRRPLTLTTPAPVAMKAGDVIAFPYVPNYGPFNGKARPDGKDVKIIYYNGSANSEPPQVILPMGVDAGRVLFALQAAVPAPPPYNIQENTNAGKTSYASLAKGPPLAFPSTVQYPKDDNTVTLTLPFNFTLRDQTSNKITVAIDGYIGLGAVDPGRPNSTFNGSDRYIVMPFQSDFAIEGPTQGVYYTADATQAIIKWEVEESGAGPGGPTIAMFACVLKPDGTIRFVYGSPCSSPNPIIADGPNGGYDPQRYGVGVNDPSSPITEPPYDAFVGVDFANHPDIAYTQTLPITTINGYWVYYGYPADTGARTAPTTGLQGSDFSDGALHGWESLQDPAGTGGASADVRINTDATFGSELRLDDSKYHHPVVYWKAMTPVAQGISYTKLRRAGELAVLQRFNTQMLTSSDSTIGAYLTGADIPGLGINWNAWGGAYPVVSTLQAAEEPGTGKRHPGPDGMQPTIRYSQSNSGIYQYQIEATADDSITGHTLVKARAWPSVDQFLPTDPGNWIISADSAGKVPSPQPLPEGKLAIMMYSGSMYLKWAYVVSNPYAEAIAYAAGAESSIPPPANQGALTGTVTDSVTLAGIPGTTVTITAQGGGSAIVTTTDAAGQYLQYVDPGAYTLSFTKTGYTPGAGTSGSVTIGGTKVVDVALIAPNQLPNPGFETVDAQFAGKPRSWYRRNLGGNITPPATAVTLPWEYTSIGAHSGGKAVGISASIGIAAWEIEGTPAGINNADNRGKGGIVATVPGDIYRVSGWVRKSGAGGTGRLLGQPMSGFSDADSNVVAGARSVDVTADTGGNWVQVSTELAATASNMTVRMYGVDIPSGQHVYFDDLSLTRVQPPTYSGVVQDSSGNPMAGCAVGIREAGASGLAGPLLSTTTDGVGRFSLSFVPAQGVNYVVQAWKDGFGASSNTPLGVASATTFVTYDAKQVVNVAIQANIVASSGDDNGGGLVANAVDGDEGSRWINGTANAVGVSPGSSNPAWIVVDLGQPIPIAQISMIWELAKAGAYQIRVSNTAPGANFNAAAAAAYGALAYSTTTGQNSFAPPYIPSQRIDVLTPPSIPSGLSGRYVEVLMTSFGAYANYSLYEMKVEVPIGSVTGRALDAVTKLPIANAYVGPYPFLRIRPWTPTVYVKTDANGAFTYNGATVPLRLAIHKTDDSKDTDVLADPYVVKPISVTPTVAGNDAGDFLLQPNTDAGGSALIAGTTIVIDNAANPGTDTYLPTAATNTGNPDGPLSQLTDGNPTKPWDINASDSGADGRVHGITTGAGYLRYGVQSTLATPANLTALDLLFWQNGYPMGYYVEVQGPGSSTWDRVYEVSAREAGYGTRDDSQNDAWTVNPIYFPARMVARLRVIFTQKSNRSYGCDTCGYGSEVLIGEMIALTRTGLTRADAVSALRIAGGLDAGPLSGTAQFGRLDAVTTGASANRIDISDAISVFKQAQ from the coding sequence ATGAAGACTGTCGAAAGACCCATCGGGCGATTCACAACCTTCCTTCTCGCGCTGGCCGGCTTCTCGGCAGCCAGCCCCATCCGCGCTCAGGGTTGGGCGGACAGCAACTACCGCTACCGCCGGCCCTTGACGCTGACAACCCCCGCGCCCGTCGCGATGAAAGCCGGCGACGTAATCGCCTTCCCGTACGTGCCCAACTACGGCCCATTCAACGGGAAGGCCCGCCCGGACGGCAAAGACGTCAAGATAATCTACTACAACGGGTCCGCCAACTCCGAACCGCCCCAGGTCATCCTGCCGATGGGGGTAGACGCCGGGCGCGTGTTGTTTGCCTTGCAGGCGGCCGTCCCCGCCCCGCCGCCCTACAACATTCAAGAGAATACGAACGCGGGAAAGACGAGCTACGCTTCGCTTGCCAAAGGGCCACCCCTGGCCTTTCCTTCTACGGTGCAGTACCCCAAAGATGACAACACGGTCACGCTCACCCTGCCGTTCAACTTCACGCTGCGGGACCAGACGAGCAACAAGATCACGGTGGCCATCGACGGCTACATCGGCCTCGGCGCGGTCGATCCGGGTCGTCCTAACTCAACGTTCAATGGCTCTGACCGGTATATCGTGATGCCGTTCCAATCGGACTTCGCGATCGAGGGGCCAACCCAGGGCGTCTACTACACGGCGGACGCCACCCAGGCGATCATCAAATGGGAGGTTGAGGAATCCGGCGCCGGCCCGGGTGGCCCGACCATTGCGATGTTTGCCTGCGTGCTCAAGCCGGACGGCACGATCCGGTTTGTGTATGGCAGCCCATGTTCCTCTCCGAACCCCATCATCGCCGACGGCCCGAATGGGGGGTACGACCCCCAGCGGTACGGTGTGGGAGTGAATGACCCATCCAGCCCTATCACCGAGCCGCCATACGATGCCTTCGTGGGCGTGGATTTTGCCAACCATCCCGATATCGCTTACACGCAGACACTGCCAATAACGACCATCAACGGATACTGGGTGTATTACGGCTATCCGGCGGATACAGGCGCCAGGACGGCGCCGACAACCGGCCTGCAAGGCTCCGATTTCAGCGATGGCGCCCTGCACGGGTGGGAGAGCCTGCAGGACCCGGCCGGAACCGGCGGAGCCTCCGCCGACGTCCGCATCAATACGGACGCCACCTTCGGCAGCGAACTTCGGCTGGACGACTCCAAGTACCACCATCCGGTGGTGTACTGGAAGGCGATGACACCGGTGGCGCAGGGAATTTCGTACACCAAGTTGCGCCGCGCGGGCGAGCTTGCCGTCCTCCAGCGGTTCAACACGCAGATGCTGACCAGTTCCGATTCCACAATCGGCGCCTATCTCACCGGAGCGGACATCCCGGGGCTGGGCATCAACTGGAACGCCTGGGGCGGCGCGTATCCTGTGGTCAGTACGCTTCAGGCGGCTGAAGAACCAGGCACCGGCAAGAGACACCCCGGGCCGGATGGGATGCAACCGACGATCCGGTACAGTCAGAGCAATTCGGGCATCTATCAATACCAGATCGAGGCGACGGCGGACGATTCCATCACAGGGCACACGCTCGTCAAGGCCAGAGCCTGGCCCAGTGTGGATCAGTTTCTTCCGACCGATCCCGGGAACTGGATCATCTCCGCGGATTCGGCCGGCAAAGTGCCTTCGCCACAGCCCCTGCCGGAGGGCAAGCTGGCGATCATGATGTACAGTGGCTCGATGTACCTGAAATGGGCATACGTCGTCTCCAATCCATATGCGGAGGCGATTGCCTACGCCGCCGGCGCGGAGAGCTCCATCCCGCCGCCGGCGAACCAGGGCGCGCTCACCGGCACGGTCACGGATTCCGTGACCCTCGCGGGTATCCCCGGAACGACGGTTACCATCACAGCCCAGGGTGGCGGTTCGGCAATCGTCACCACCACGGACGCCGCCGGGCAGTATCTCCAGTACGTCGATCCGGGCGCGTACACTCTGAGCTTTACAAAGACCGGATACACACCGGGAGCCGGCACAAGCGGCTCCGTGACGATTGGCGGCACTAAGGTCGTCGATGTCGCTCTCATAGCTCCCAACCAGCTGCCTAACCCCGGGTTTGAAACGGTTGACGCCCAGTTTGCCGGCAAACCCAGGTCTTGGTATCGTCGCAACCTCGGCGGAAATATCACGCCGCCTGCTACGGCCGTCACGCTGCCGTGGGAATACACGTCCATCGGAGCCCACAGTGGCGGCAAGGCCGTCGGGATTTCCGCATCCATCGGCATCGCCGCGTGGGAGATTGAAGGGACGCCGGCCGGCATCAACAACGCAGACAACCGGGGCAAGGGCGGGATTGTGGCCACGGTTCCGGGCGATATCTACCGAGTCTCGGGATGGGTCAGGAAATCCGGGGCCGGTGGTACCGGGCGCTTGCTGGGGCAACCGATGAGCGGTTTCAGCGATGCAGACTCCAACGTTGTGGCCGGCGCGCGCTCCGTCGACGTAACGGCGGACACCGGCGGCAACTGGGTTCAGGTGTCCACCGAACTGGCAGCCACCGCGTCGAACATGACCGTCCGGATGTACGGTGTTGATATCCCGTCAGGCCAGCATGTGTATTTCGATGACCTGTCGCTAACGCGCGTGCAGCCACCTACTTACAGCGGCGTGGTGCAGGACAGCAGCGGCAATCCGATGGCCGGATGCGCGGTTGGCATCCGCGAAGCGGGTGCGTCCGGACTGGCCGGTCCATTGCTGTCCACCACCACGGACGGCGTGGGGCGATTCAGCCTGTCCTTCGTCCCGGCGCAAGGCGTGAACTACGTCGTGCAGGCGTGGAAAGACGGCTTCGGCGCTTCATCAAACACGCCGCTCGGCGTCGCCAGCGCGACGACCTTCGTCACCTACGATGCAAAACAGGTTGTCAACGTGGCGATCCAGGCAAACATAGTGGCGTCTTCAGGCGATGATAACGGCGGCGGCCTGGTGGCTAATGCCGTGGACGGCGACGAGGGCAGTCGTTGGATCAACGGAACAGCGAACGCGGTCGGCGTTTCGCCCGGTTCATCAAACCCAGCCTGGATCGTCGTTGACCTGGGCCAGCCTATCCCCATCGCACAGATCAGCATGATCTGGGAACTCGCCAAGGCGGGCGCGTATCAGATCCGCGTGAGCAATACCGCTCCCGGTGCGAACTTCAACGCGGCCGCGGCCGCTGCTTACGGCGCCCTCGCATATTCGACAACAACCGGTCAGAACTCCTTTGCGCCACCCTACATCCCTTCGCAACGAATCGACGTGCTCACGCCGCCCTCCATCCCATCCGGTTTGTCCGGCCGATACGTGGAGGTTCTGATGACATCCTTCGGGGCGTATGCAAACTACTCCCTGTATGAGATGAAGGTTGAGGTTCCGATCGGCTCGGTAACAGGGCGTGCGCTCGACGCCGTGACCAAACTTCCTATCGCGAACGCGTACGTCGGCCCGTATCCATTCCTTCGAATACGGCCCTGGACGCCCACCGTGTACGTCAAAACCGATGCCAACGGCGCGTTCACCTACAATGGCGCCACCGTTCCGCTGCGCCTGGCCATCCACAAGACGGATGACAGCAAAGACACGGATGTGCTGGCCGATCCGTATGTCGTCAAGCCGATCAGCGTGACGCCGACGGTCGCGGGTAACGACGCGGGCGATTTCCTGTTGCAGCCGAACACGGATGCAGGCGGCAGCGCCCTGATCGCCGGAACCACGATCGTGATCGACAACGCGGCCAACCCCGGCACGGACACCTACCTGCCGACCGCAGCCACCAATACCGGCAATCCGGATGGCCCGCTGAGCCAATTGACCGACGGCAACCCGACGAAACCGTGGGACATTAACGCGAGCGATTCCGGAGCGGACGGCAGGGTGCACGGCATCACAACCGGGGCGGGCTATCTCCGTTACGGAGTTCAATCTACGCTGGCCACGCCCGCGAACCTCACGGCGTTGGACCTGCTGTTCTGGCAGAACGGCTACCCGATGGGATACTACGTGGAGGTGCAGGGGCCAGGCAGCTCCACGTGGGACAGGGTCTACGAAGTCAGCGCCCGGGAAGCCGGTTACGGGACACGCGACGACAGCCAGAACGATGCCTGGACCGTTAATCCCATCTACTTCCCCGCGCGGATGGTTGCCAGACTGAGAGTGATCTTCACTCAGAAGAGCAATCGAAGTTACGGCTGTGATACGTGCGGATATGGCAGCGAGGTGCTCATCGGCGAGATGATCGCCCTCACACGCACCGGGCTGACACGGGCCGACGCTGTTTCCGCGCTGCGGATTGCCGGGGGACTCGACGCCGGCCCGCTTTCCGGGACGGCGCAGTTCGGCCGGCTTGATGCTGTGACCACGGGCGCCTCTGCGAACAGAATCGACATATCGGACGCAATCTCGGTCTTCAAACAGGCGCAATGA
- a CDS encoding right-handed parallel beta-helix repeat-containing protein has protein sequence MPETPLVTPIDGMTITSDTTLAPGIYLLPNGISIAADNVTLDGAGATIIGAGPEGVGVSVEGRTGVTIKNLCVKSYYHGIRAKGCKALVIENNTVRGTQEVEHDTIFLDIWLKPEEAYGGAIMLWECEDSKVAGNDVQHQMNGLLTYFCTRLDVRENCASYNSGFGIHLFGTCDSVFECNWADYCCRFNLRGNKITESDPEKQDFRYGHMGADATGFLIIYGSCRNVFRRNLARMGGDGFFLAGLSPEGEKKGSNDNLFEENDASLSPNIAFEGTFSSGNVFRNNYADRCNYGFWLGFSWDTVIENNRMVMNRQAGIAVENGHGFTVKHNSFQANGHGVLLWSHYAPEWDAAFPDHKTSHHWTIEENTFTRNGFGIRIAKDQDHGIRDYPEDQRGPEDTRPHDHFIRRNDIQDNRVGIALRETDATVMEGNILNKNVEANLRQDDCKDTKAINNLGSAGAYL, from the coding sequence ATGCCTGAGACACCCCTCGTCACGCCCATTGACGGCATGACGATCACCAGCGATACCACACTCGCTCCCGGTATTTATCTCCTCCCAAACGGCATTTCCATCGCCGCCGACAACGTGACGCTTGACGGCGCCGGCGCGACCATCATCGGCGCCGGACCCGAAGGGGTCGGCGTGTCGGTGGAGGGCCGAACCGGTGTCACGATCAAGAACTTGTGCGTAAAGTCCTACTACCACGGCATCCGGGCGAAGGGCTGCAAGGCCCTCGTCATCGAGAATAACACCGTGCGCGGCACGCAGGAAGTGGAACACGACACCATCTTCCTGGATATCTGGCTGAAACCTGAGGAGGCGTACGGCGGCGCCATCATGCTGTGGGAGTGCGAAGACAGCAAGGTTGCGGGCAACGATGTGCAGCACCAGATGAACGGCCTGCTGACCTACTTCTGCACGCGGCTGGACGTGCGCGAAAACTGCGCCAGCTACAACAGCGGGTTTGGGATCCACCTGTTCGGCACGTGCGACAGCGTGTTCGAATGCAACTGGGCGGATTACTGCTGCCGTTTCAACCTGCGCGGCAACAAAATCACCGAGAGCGATCCGGAAAAACAGGACTTCCGCTACGGACATATGGGAGCGGACGCAACCGGCTTCCTCATCATCTATGGATCGTGCCGCAACGTCTTCCGCCGCAACCTGGCCCGGATGGGCGGCGACGGCTTCTTCCTGGCGGGACTTTCGCCCGAGGGGGAGAAGAAGGGCTCCAACGACAACCTGTTCGAGGAGAACGACGCCAGCCTGAGCCCCAACATTGCCTTCGAGGGCACCTTCAGCAGCGGTAACGTCTTCCGCAACAACTACGCGGACCGGTGCAACTACGGCTTCTGGCTCGGCTTCAGCTGGGACACCGTCATTGAGAACAACCGCATGGTGATGAACCGCCAGGCGGGGATCGCCGTCGAAAACGGCCATGGGTTCACGGTGAAGCACAACAGCTTCCAGGCGAACGGCCATGGCGTGCTGCTGTGGTCACACTATGCCCCGGAGTGGGATGCGGCGTTCCCCGACCACAAAACAAGCCACCACTGGACCATCGAGGAGAACACCTTCACGCGAAACGGCTTCGGCATCCGTATCGCGAAAGACCAGGATCACGGAATCCGGGACTACCCCGAGGACCAGCGCGGTCCGGAAGATACCCGCCCGCACGACCACTTCATCCGCAGGAACGACATTCAGGACAATCGCGTGGGAATTGCGCTGCGGGAGACCGATGCCACCGTCATGGAAGGCAACATCCTGAACAAGAACGTGGAAGCCAACCTGCGGCAGGACGACTGCAAGGACACGAAGGCGATCAATAACCTGGGAAGCGCCGGCGCGTACCTGTAG
- a CDS encoding phytanoyl-CoA dioxygenase family protein, whose translation MLTQTQIDQYHKDGYTIVRNALPAKDLARLRAYVDEWLAHLPEGQRPEHLDMPHLKHPALFDACRNTALLDLVQDLIGPNIVLFASHMIAKAKGDGLEVPWHQDAEYWALEPMDVATLWLAVDESTVENGCMRVLPGSQKLGLVPHRTAEDKDSKVLDKGVNMAPYDMGKVVNIELAPGDCSFHAPYLLHGSNVNHSPNRRCGYTMRFMPATTKLIRDGEGAKWWANHKLFLLRGEDKNGTNTYETMK comes from the coding sequence ATGCTAACCCAAACCCAGATAGACCAGTACCATAAAGACGGCTACACCATCGTTCGCAACGCCCTTCCTGCCAAAGACCTCGCCAGACTCCGGGCCTACGTGGATGAGTGGCTCGCCCACCTGCCGGAAGGCCAGCGTCCCGAACATCTCGACATGCCGCACCTGAAGCACCCCGCCCTGTTCGACGCATGCCGCAATACCGCGCTGCTCGACCTCGTTCAGGACCTCATCGGTCCCAACATCGTGCTCTTCGCCAGCCACATGATCGCCAAGGCGAAAGGTGACGGCCTGGAGGTCCCGTGGCACCAGGACGCGGAGTACTGGGCGCTGGAACCGATGGACGTGGCAACACTCTGGCTCGCGGTCGATGAGAGCACCGTCGAGAACGGCTGTATGCGCGTTCTGCCGGGCAGCCAGAAGCTGGGATTGGTACCGCACCGGACCGCCGAGGATAAGGATAGCAAGGTGCTGGACAAGGGCGTGAACATGGCGCCGTACGACATGGGTAAAGTCGTGAACATCGAGTTGGCGCCCGGCGATTGCAGCTTTCACGCTCCGTACCTGCTCCACGGCAGCAACGTGAATCATAGCCCGAACCGGCGTTGCGGCTACACGATGCGCTTCATGCCGGCCACCACCAAACTGATCCGCGACGGCGAAGGCGCCAAGTGGTGGGCCAACCACAAGCTGTTCCTGCTCCGCGGCGAAGACAAGAACGGAACTAACACGTACGAAACGATGAAGTAG